One bacterium genomic window, GAAGACCTTCGCCGCATCCACATCAGGCAGTTCCGAACGAAGCCGTGTGCGTAATTCCTCCTGAAAATCAGACTGGAATCCCACCAATTCAAGAGAAACCATCACGGCCTGTTCACCATTTTCCGACTCAAGCGCCAAGGCCGTCGCCGTCAGGCGTGAATGGATGCCATCTGAGATTCGATGATAGTACTGCCCGGAAAGATCCACCTTCCCTACAGGAGTTGCGTCGACTTCAGCCCAACCAATCTTCAATTTCAAAGGTTTCGATTTCATAGCCAAATCATCCGAGATATTTGTTAAAGAACGCCACAGACTTATTTCCGCCCCAGCCATGCTCGCCCGGAAAGATGTCGGTTTCAAACTTATCCGCCGCCCCTGCGGCCTGATATATCTCGCCGACGCGCCGACTGGCAGGCAGGGTGGTTTCCGGCAGGAAGCAGGTGTCATACAGACCGATGTCGAGTAGCAATGGGGTCGGAGCAATCAGTCCCTGCAAATCCGGAAGGTCAACCAACGCAAACAAGCCTGGCGCCACCTGCATCCCGCAGTAGTTAAGATCCCGCATCCCAAAATAAGCCCATTGGTCGCAGTAGCAGATGATCTCACCTGCCTTGAACCGCTTGTCGCACAACAGACTCCACGTTGTCATAGTGCCACCTCCACTCAGTCCCATGACGCCCAGATGCTTCGAATCGACATTCGGGAGTGTGCAGGCAAAATCCGTGGCCGCCATGCCATGGGCAATGTTGATCGAGAGTGAGGTCATCCCCAGCATGGTGGCATGCAGGTAATACAAATTGCACCAGTCTCTCCCTCCGTTATGGGAAAGGTAGTGGGGC contains:
- a CDS encoding alpha/beta hydrolase family protein translates to MKIRNLSPQQMFIKTALEHKPSCRFTGRSPAAFAAWKKKVKPSVLATLGNYPERVAPEPELVAEWEQDGLLKQRWLIEVQPHLSAAFLINRPLGLGPHEKRPAILCWHGHGAFGKEPVMGNESSPELVANIKAHNYDYGQQMAHAGFITFAIDWIGCGERNDSRKPHYLSHNGGRDWCNLYYLHATMLGMTSLSINIAHGMAATDFACTLPNVDSKHLGVMGLSGGGTMTTWSLLCDKRFKAGEIICYCDQWAYFGMRDLNYCGMQVAPGLFALVDLPDLQGLIAPTPLLLDIGLYDTCFLPETTLPASRRVGEIYQAAGAADKFETDIFPGEHGWGGNKSVAFFNKYLG